The sequence below is a genomic window from Chthonomonadales bacterium.
GGAGGTCGAGAGGTAGAGGTCGACGCCTGTCTTGCCGTCGCGCGCCGGGGCGATGATGCGCCCGTCCGGGCCGATCAGCGTCCTGCCGGAGAGCTCCTCAACCTCGCGCACCGCGTTCGTCACGCCGACTGTGACGTCGTCGAACGGGGCCTCGACGGTGGTGGGCGCCTCGCCGCGGACCACGAGGCGGTAGCGCTCGCCCTGCTTCTCGATGAGGATCGCCTTGGTCGTCGTGCTCCCGCAGTCGGTAGCAAGGATGGAGTGGACCTCGGGCATGTGGGTAGCGTCTCCGTGTGGCGACCGGCCCCGGCGCGGCAGGGCGAAACCGGCGCGTAGAGCCGCGTAAGTGTAGCACAGTGGGCTGACGGATGCAAACCGAACGCCGGGCCGGGTCCCGGCGCGCATCATGCGCCACGCCCGACGAGGAGCGAGTTGACCATACCACACGCAGTCTACGTGCATGTGCCGTTCTGCGCGCGCAAGTGCGCCTACTGCGACTTCAACGCCTATGCCGGAGCCGAGGCGCTGATCCCGGCCTACGTCGACGCGCTCGTCCGCGAGGTCGACGCCAGCGTCGCGCGCGCGTGCGCCGCTCCGACCGTCTACTTCGGCGGAGGGACGCCCACGCTGCTGGAGGTCGAGCAGGCAGGCGCCCTTCTGGCGGCGGTGCGCCGCGGGTTCGCGGTCGACCCCGACGCCGAGATCACGATCGAGGCGAACCCGACCTCGGCCGACGCGGCCAGGTTCGCTCGTCTGCGCGCCCTCGGCTTCAACCGCATCTCGATCGGCGTCCAGGCGTTCGACGACGGGCTCCTGGCCGCCATGGATCGCGAGCATACGGGCGCCGAAGCCGAGCGCGCGGTGACGGCCGCCCGTGCCGAGGGCTTCGGCAATGTGAGCATCGACCTCATGTTCGGGTTCCCGGGGCAGTCGCTCGCCATGTGGGCGCAGACCCTGGGTCGGGCGCTTGAGCTCGGCACTGAGCACGTCTCCCTGTACTCGCTCACTGTCGAGCCGGGCACGCGGTTCGAGCGGCTCCACGCTGGC
It includes:
- the hemW gene encoding radical SAM family heme chaperone HemW, which encodes MTIPHAVYVHVPFCARKCAYCDFNAYAGAEALIPAYVDALVREVDASVARACAAPTVYFGGGTPTLLEVEQAGALLAAVRRGFAVDPDAEITIEANPTSADAARFARLRALGFNRISIGVQAFDDGLLAAMDREHTGAEAERAVTAARAEGFGNVSIDLMFGFPGQSLAMWAQTLGRALELGTEHVSLYSLTVEPGTRFERLHAGGKLTLPPEEDQVRMYETAVETLTRAGLERYEVSSFARPGYEARHNMTYWRNEPYLGFGAGAVSYSGGTRWTSEKHPARYIARVRSGAPLAVTSETLDHRASAGETAMLGLRMARGLDLIALRRRYGEPVTTELLRRLDGAVARGLVVLDATCARMTAAGFLLANEVAIDLLP